The Flavobacteriales bacterium genome contains the following window.
CTTGATCTACACCTCTGGAACTACGGGCCAACCTAAAGGAGTGATGTTGAGTCACAGGAATATCGTGAGTAATGTGATGGGAAGTCGTCCGCGTTTGCCGGTCGATACGCAGGCCAAAGGTGTGAGCTTTTTGCCCTTGTGCCACATTTACGAGCGCATGATCATATATTTATACGTGTACTCCGGCGTATCGCTGTACTACGCCGAATCGTTGGATACCATAGGCGATGACATTCGGGAAGTACAACCTGAAGTCTTTACGGCCGTGCCGCGCTTGCTCGAGAAGGTGTACGACAAGATCATTGCAAAGGGAGGAGACCTGACGGGCATTAAGCGTGCCTTGTTCTTCTGGGCGGTGAGCGTTGGGGAGGAGTACGATATTGTTGGTAAATCGGCATTCTACAAATTCAAACTGGCAATCGCTCGAAAGCTGATCTTCAGTAAGTGGCAAGCCGCCCTCGGCGGTAAGGTCAAGGCCGTGGCATCGGGAAGTGCGGCTTTGAACCCACGACTAGCGAGAATATTCCTAGCGGCAGGTATTCCAATTCAGGAAGGTTATGGACTTACCGAGACTTCACCAGTTGTTGCCGTGAACGGAGATAATGACAATGATCGACGAATTGGAACGGTAGGCCCCGTGATCCGGGACGTTGAAGTGAAGATCGCGGAAGATGGTGAGATCCTAGTCAAAGGACCCAATGTTATGATGGGGTACTACAATCGCGAAGATTTGACCAATGAGGTCATTCGCGACGGATGGTTCCATACCGGCGATATCGGCAAGATCGTTGAAGGGCGATTCCTCAAGATCACCGATCGTAAGAAACAGATATTCAAGACCTCGGGTGGCAAATATATTGCTCCTCAGATCATGGAGAATACCTTTAAAGAGAGCCGTTTCATTGAAAACATCATGGTCATTGGGGAAGGGCGTAAGCACCCTGCGGCCTTTATTCAGCCCGATTTTG
Protein-coding sequences here:
- a CDS encoding long-chain fatty acid--CoA ligase; the protein is LIYTSGTTGQPKGVMLSHRNIVSNVMGSRPRLPVDTQAKGVSFLPLCHIYERMIIYLYVYSGVSLYYAESLDTIGDDIREVQPEVFTAVPRLLEKVYDKIIAKGGDLTGIKRALFFWAVSVGEEYDIVGKSAFYKFKLAIARKLIFSKWQAALGGKVKAVASGSAALNPRLARIFLAAGIPIQEGYGLTETSPVVAVNGDNDNDRRIGTVGPVIRDVEVKIAEDGEILVKGPNVMMGYYNREDLTNEVIRDGWFHTGDIGKIVEGRFLKITDRKKQIFKTSGGKYIAPQIMENTFKESRFIENIMVIGEGRKHPAAFIQPDFAHLKSWCEIKGIAYSTDAEMIKDERIIDRYKKEVAKKNEPYGNWEKIKKFELTPEVWGVEGGELTPTMKLRRKPILEKYAGLYEEIYGEPPFRP